A stretch of the Panicum virgatum strain AP13 chromosome 9N, P.virgatum_v5, whole genome shotgun sequence genome encodes the following:
- the LOC120693466 gene encoding thaumatin-like protein 1b, giving the protein MAPRSWLLALAAALALLNRGARAATFTIANGCGYTVWPGLLSSAGSAPLPTTGFALAPGESRAVAAPAGWSGRLWGRTLCAADAATGRFACATGDCGSGGVQCGGGGAATPATLAEFTLDGSGSLDFFDVSLVDGYNLPMVITPSGSSSSSGKCAATGCAAELNAACPAGLRVDAAADGPVACRSACDAFGDAQYCCSGAYGSPAACRPSAYSQFFKTACPRAYSYAYDDATSTFTCAAGTTDYTVTFCPGVPTSVKSTGQNPQAAGLPQQANNGTTMVFFGGNAQPSSAAAAAAATNLLVAVAVTTAVALSSRVL; this is encoded by the exons ATGGCGCCGCGTTCCTGGCTcctggcgctcgccgccgcgctcgccctgCTCAACCGAGGCGCGCGGGCAGCGACGTTCACCATCGCCAACGGCTGCGGGTACACGGTGTGGCCGGGGCTGCTCTCCAGCGCGGGCTCGGCCCCGCTGCCCACCACCGGGTTCGCGCTCGCGCCGGGGGAGTCCCGCGCCGTGGCGGCGCCCGCGGGGTGGTCGGGCCGCCTCTGGGGCCGcacgctctgcgccgccgacgccgccaccggccgcttCGCCTGCGCCACGGGGGActgcggctccggcggcgtccagtgcggcggcggcggcgccgccacgccCGCCACGCTCGCCGAGTTCACGCTCGATGGTAGCGGCAGCCTCGACTTCTTCGACGTCAGTCTCGTCGACGGCTACAACCTTCCCATGGTCATCACGCCcagtggctcctcctcctcctccggcaagTGCGCGGCGACGGGTTGCGCCGCGGAGCTGAACGCCGCGTGCCCGGCGGGCCTGCGTgtggacgccgccgcggacgggCCGGTGGCGTGCCGGAGCGCCTGCGACGCCTTCGGCGACGCGCAGTACTGCTGCAGCGGCGCCTACGGGAGCCCCGCCGCGTGCCGGCCCTCGGCATACTCCCAGTTCTTCAAGACCGCCTGCCCGCGCGCCTACAGCTACGCCTACGACGACGCCACCTCCACCTTCACATGCGCCGCCGGCACCACCGACTATACCGTCACCTTCTGCCCCGGCGTACCCACCAG CGTGAAGTCGACGGGGCAGAACCCGCAGGCCGCCGGGCTGCCGCAGCAGGCGAACAACGGTACCACCATGGTCTTCTTCGGCGGCAACGCGCagcccagcagcgccgccgccgccgctgccgccacgaaccttctcgtcgccgtcgcggtcACCACGGCCGTGGCCCTCTCGTCTCGCGTCCTCTGA